A genomic window from Desulfovermiculus halophilus DSM 18834 includes:
- the ptsP gene encoding phosphoenolpyruvate--protein phosphotransferase — protein MAAKILHGIPVSAGISIGRAYLLSQGHYCLAPMQSISQDLVEVETARLNQAFAQALESLQQIRKQIPREQSDHAAILDTHIMVLKDPKLRQATEHYIRDMHLNAEWALEKGVADIESSFQGIEDEYFRARVQELRLLTRRVMNQLLGNNDSIKSITSRVILIAHDLSPADTVELDVSKIMAFATAQGGRTSHVAILARTLEIPAVVGVEDLESSVSDNQFIVVDGFRGQIVIDPDETELTQYTDLKYSFEAYQKEVIRKRDLPAETRDGHRVQLHANIELFEEVSKVLDYSGDGVGLYRTEYSYLYRVELPTEQELIEEYRDLASILHPRRLVIRTLDAGGDKLGHGFEHLEEANPVLGLRAVRFCLRHQDIFKTQLRAILRASQAGNISLMFPMISGLGELREVLSVLDQTKEELAAEGLAFDAEIPVGIMIELPSAVMIADILARYVDFFSIGTNDLIQYSLGIDRTNKYVSHLYQPLHPALLRSIKRVVDAGHKAGIEVSMCGEMASDPYCLPILIGMHVDSLSLNPQSIPWIKRILRKLTMEECADLLTRILRLDSVSESNKLVRETIFKRFPDELQFHSSILEEEEE, from the coding sequence ATGGCGGCAAAGATTCTGCACGGCATTCCGGTCTCGGCCGGGATTTCCATCGGACGGGCCTATCTCTTGAGTCAGGGCCACTATTGCCTGGCACCTATGCAGAGCATCTCCCAGGATCTGGTGGAGGTGGAGACCGCCAGGCTGAATCAGGCCTTTGCCCAGGCCCTGGAAAGCCTGCAGCAGATCCGGAAACAGATCCCCAGGGAACAGAGCGATCATGCCGCCATCCTGGATACCCATATCATGGTCCTGAAGGACCCGAAGCTGCGCCAGGCAACAGAGCACTACATCCGGGACATGCATTTAAATGCCGAATGGGCCCTGGAAAAAGGCGTGGCTGATATCGAGAGCTCTTTTCAGGGTATCGAGGACGAGTATTTCCGGGCCCGGGTCCAGGAGCTGCGACTGCTGACCCGGAGGGTCATGAACCAGCTTTTGGGCAACAACGACAGCATCAAGTCCATAACCTCCAGGGTGATCCTCATCGCCCACGACCTGAGTCCGGCTGATACGGTGGAGCTGGACGTGAGCAAGATCATGGCCTTTGCCACCGCCCAGGGAGGAAGGACCTCCCATGTGGCAATACTGGCCCGGACCCTGGAGATTCCGGCCGTGGTCGGGGTGGAGGATTTGGAGTCCTCGGTGTCCGACAATCAGTTCATTGTCGTGGACGGGTTCCGGGGGCAGATCGTCATCGACCCGGACGAGACCGAGCTCACCCAGTACACGGATCTGAAGTACAGCTTTGAGGCCTATCAGAAGGAGGTCATCCGCAAGCGGGATCTTCCGGCGGAAACCAGGGACGGGCACCGGGTGCAGCTGCACGCCAACATTGAGCTGTTCGAGGAAGTCAGCAAGGTTCTGGATTACTCCGGGGACGGGGTGGGGCTGTACCGGACTGAATACAGCTATCTGTACCGGGTTGAGCTGCCCACCGAGCAGGAGCTGATCGAGGAGTACCGGGACCTGGCCTCCATTCTGCACCCCCGGCGGCTGGTCATCCGGACCCTGGATGCAGGGGGGGACAAGCTCGGCCATGGGTTCGAGCATCTGGAGGAGGCCAATCCGGTTCTCGGGCTGCGGGCGGTCCGTTTTTGCCTCCGGCACCAGGATATCTTCAAGACCCAGCTGCGGGCCATCCTCCGGGCCAGTCAGGCGGGGAATATCTCCCTGATGTTTCCAATGATATCCGGCCTGGGCGAGCTGCGGGAGGTGCTGTCCGTTCTGGACCAGACCAAGGAGGAGCTGGCCGCCGAAGGGCTGGCCTTTGATGCCGAGATCCCGGTGGGCATCATGATCGAGCTCCCGTCCGCAGTCATGATTGCCGACATTCTGGCCCGGTATGTGGATTTCTTCAGCATCGGGACCAACGATCTGATCCAATACTCCCTGGGGATCGACCGGACCAACAAGTATGTCTCGCATCTGTATCAGCCCCTGCATCCGGCCCTGCTCCGAAGCATAAAGCGGGTGGTGGACGCCGGGCACAAGGCCGGGATCGAGGTCAGCATGTGCGGGGAAATGGCTTCGGATCCCTACTGCCTGCCGATCCTGATCGGCATGCATGTGGACAGCCTGAGCCTGAATCCCCAGTCCATTCCCTGGATCAAGCGCATCCTGCGCAAGCTGACCATGGAGGAATGCGCGGATCTTTTGACCCGGATCCTGCGCCTGGACTCGGTATCCGAGAGCAACAAGCTGGTCCGGGAGACCATATTCAAGCGCTTCCCGGACGAGCTGCAGTTTCACTCCTCGATTCTGGAAGAGGAGGAAGAGTAG
- a CDS encoding HPr family phosphocarrier protein, whose amino-acid sequence MNTTMTDSISKQVYIRNELGLHARPAAQIAQEAAKFSARIKLKVGTMEADAKSVLDILSLAAGRGKSITLQAEGQDAEKAIGHLERFFLDGFGES is encoded by the coding sequence GTGAATACGACCATGACCGACTCGATAAGCAAGCAGGTATATATACGCAATGAGCTGGGGCTGCACGCCAGACCGGCGGCCCAGATCGCCCAGGAGGCGGCCAAGTTTTCCGCCCGGATCAAGCTCAAGGTGGGGACGATGGAGGCGGATGCCAAGAGCGTCCTGGACATCCTCAGCCTGGCTGCGGGCAGGGGAAAGAGCATAACCTTGCAGGCCGAAGGACAGGATGCGGAGAAAGCCATAGGCCATTTGGAGCGGTTTTTTCTGGATGGGTTCGGGGAGAGCTGA
- a CDS encoding PTS system mannose/fructose/sorbose family transporter subunit IID: MTLTWRNLMKCFARTYLVGANFNTRGLQNIGLAYAMDPGLQAIHQSGGELQAARSRYVRLYNTHPYFTPLLVGAFLFLERNIAQGMLPSTAQDSFQSTATYTLSGLGDSFFGGSLQVFWSLGMILLLLCGCHGAAMAWLGGGFAGLQVFKGVTFWLGFSRGLAFFQQLRQMNLMYWGYWIKLANAVGVVLVWVLIYPFPLHPLWFAGSSALLGGAAWLVFRGLLPREGIVAACILGWMVWQSVQKLG, translated from the coding sequence GTGACGCTCACCTGGCGAAACCTGATGAAGTGTTTTGCCCGCACCTACCTTGTGGGCGCCAACTTCAACACCCGGGGGCTGCAGAACATCGGCCTGGCTTATGCCATGGATCCTGGCCTGCAGGCCATCCACCAGTCGGGGGGGGAGCTGCAGGCAGCCAGGAGCCGCTACGTTCGTCTGTACAACACCCATCCCTACTTTACGCCACTTCTGGTTGGGGCCTTTCTGTTCCTGGAGCGGAATATCGCCCAGGGCATGCTCCCATCCACAGCCCAGGACAGCTTCCAAAGCACGGCAACCTACACCCTGTCCGGGCTGGGGGATTCCTTTTTCGGCGGATCACTGCAGGTGTTCTGGTCCCTGGGCATGATCCTCCTTTTGCTTTGCGGATGCCACGGAGCGGCCATGGCCTGGCTGGGCGGAGGGTTTGCGGGCCTGCAGGTCTTCAAGGGGGTGACCTTCTGGCTTGGGTTCAGCAGGGGGCTGGCCTTTTTCCAGCAGCTCCGGCAGATGAATCTGATGTACTGGGGGTACTGGATCAAGCTGGCCAATGCCGTGGGAGTGGTCCTGGTCTGGGTCCTGATCTATCCATTCCCCCTGCATCCTTTGTGGTTTGCTGGGTCCAGCGCCCTGCTCGGCGGGGCGGCCTGGCTGGTGTTCCGGGGGCTGCTGCCCCGGGAGGGGATTGTGGCCGCATGCATACTGGGATGGATGGTGTGGCAGAGTGTGCAGAAACTGGGGTGA
- the rsmI gene encoding 16S rRNA (cytidine(1402)-2'-O)-methyltransferase has translation MPSQPPILWVVATPIGNLGDLSHRAAEVLASVDVVLAEDTRRTGRLLDMCGISGPRLLSLFEHNEQARVAQVLSLLEQGQTAALVSSAGTPLLSDPGYMLVRACRKAGVRVSPVPGPSAPATALMASGLPPYPYAFLGFVPRKSGEKRRLFAQYARLQITLVFFERASRLEATLDELGTALGEREVCIARELTKKHEEFLFLTLGSDRPALSELLGEVTVLVAPGAREQGATRQEDVVRVMREVRTPEAGARDVVEQTLPRVSGWGKKALYELFLRQVQGKGPEAEES, from the coding sequence ATGCCTTCACAGCCTCCCATCCTGTGGGTCGTGGCCACTCCAATTGGCAACCTTGGTGACCTGTCCCACCGGGCAGCGGAGGTCCTGGCTTCCGTGGATGTGGTTCTGGCCGAGGATACCCGCAGAACCGGCCGGTTGCTGGATATGTGCGGCATATCCGGGCCGCGTCTGCTCAGCCTCTTTGAGCACAACGAGCAGGCCCGGGTTGCGCAGGTCCTGAGCCTGCTGGAGCAGGGACAGACAGCGGCTCTGGTCAGCAGCGCCGGGACGCCTTTACTGTCCGATCCAGGGTATATGCTGGTCCGGGCCTGCCGCAAGGCCGGGGTCCGGGTCAGTCCGGTGCCCGGGCCGAGTGCGCCGGCAACAGCCCTCATGGCCAGTGGTCTTCCACCGTATCCATACGCCTTTCTGGGCTTTGTGCCTCGTAAATCCGGGGAGAAAAGGCGTCTATTCGCCCAGTATGCTAGGCTTCAGATTACTCTGGTCTTTTTCGAACGGGCCAGCCGGCTGGAGGCAACCCTGGATGAGCTGGGGACTGCCCTGGGAGAGCGGGAGGTGTGCATCGCCCGGGAGCTGACCAAAAAGCACGAGGAGTTTCTCTTTCTCACCCTGGGATCAGACCGGCCGGCATTGTCCGAACTCCTGGGAGAGGTTACTGTTCTGGTTGCTCCCGGAGCCAGGGAACAGGGAGCAACCCGGCAAGAGGACGTGGTTCGGGTCATGCGCGAGGTCCGGACCCCGGAAGCCGGGGCCCGGGATGTGGTCGAACAAACCCTGCCCCGGGTGTCCGGCTGGGGGAAAAAGGCCTTGTATGAGCTGTTTCTGCGTCAGGTACAGGGCAAGGGACCGGAAGCGGAGGAATCGTGA
- a CDS encoding YraN family protein has translation MVARHLRHGQLGEEMARAFLGSQGYEVLEMNWRCRCGELDLICRIRDTVVFVEVKTRSTATLETPAEALTQRKQTKLIKSASLFLSQRKLWHVQSRFDLVSVYLQTHHCQVDHVPNAFTASHPVGRGHSNWQPW, from the coding sequence ATGGTTGCCCGGCATCTAAGGCACGGACAATTGGGCGAGGAGATGGCTCGAGCCTTTCTCGGAAGCCAGGGGTATGAAGTGCTCGAGATGAACTGGAGATGCCGGTGCGGGGAGCTGGATCTCATCTGCCGCATCCGGGATACTGTGGTCTTTGTGGAGGTCAAGACCAGGAGTACGGCAACTCTGGAAACTCCGGCCGAGGCCTTGACTCAGCGCAAGCAGACCAAGCTGATCAAGTCGGCAAGCCTTTTTTTGAGCCAGCGCAAGCTGTGGCACGTTCAATCCCGCTTTGACCTGGTTTCTGTCTACCTGCAAACCCACCACTGTCAGGTCGATCATGTGCCCAATGCCTTCACAGCCTCCCATCCTGTGGGTCGTGGCCACTCCAATTGGCAACCTTGGTGA